The sequence below is a genomic window from Plasmodium gaboni strain SY75 chromosome 7, whole genome shotgun sequence.
atatcatcataGGATTTTAAAGCATTATTATCAGAGTCTAATATATGTGATTTGGTATTCATGTCTTGATCGTCTAgtgtaaattttttttccacCTCCTCTGgtttattttgttttttctctgtttcattttgttttttctctgtttcattttgttttttctctgtttcattttgttttttatctgtttcattttgttctttctctgtttcattttgttctttCTCTGTTTCATTTTGTTCACCCGCTTTGATGTGTTCCTTTTTCTTACctttttcattttgaaCAAATACATAATCAACCTTTATAGGTTGTAGCATCATATTTGTATGTTCCTTTTgattgtttttatttttttcattttgtattaatgaaaaattaactgtatgtttattttttaaaaagaagTCGATTGCTTTTTCTAGATTTCCAAATATCAGATAGAAAAGAGCTGATTCGTCATGACAAGAAggataaaataaaaatctTATATCAATAGTAAGGAATTTAAATATACTATAAATAtcaaaattaaaatattctttagattttaatgtttttataacattaagaaagaaatttttatctttttgTAGCATAGCtaataaattttctttataaCCTACAGCATAATTTTCTAAACTCTTTAAAGGTTCATTTGTTTTTCTAGATACTTTTAATCTTCTCATAAAATTACaatttgtattttttaatcTATATTCTAAAGCCCATTTAAATgcatttaaaaatttttcaGGTATCTCATGaattatttcttcttctttaCCATCAAATTTTTTGCCTAATATTGTATTATCAACTTTTTTAAGAGACTTCAAATTTTTCATgtatttatcattattagTTCCTAATAAGTGGCATATCCTTTTGttgaataattttttcttgttAGGATATCTCTTAAAATATGATAGAAAGgatatacattttttattgaaACAATTGTATCtattgtaataatatgaacTGAAAAAATTCAGtttacttatatatttttttatttcattttttgaTANNNNNNNNNNNNNNNNNNNNNNNNNNNNNTTTTTGGAGttatattcctttttttgAATAGACCATCTATTGTTCAGTTTGATCAAGaaattattacatataacTTTTACACATctgatataatatatgtgaCTACTAACATGGATGAgtattaaaataataaagaaataattgatattcattatatgtaattataattatgtgTCATAAGTTTATACTCCTCTTCCctttaaaacatttttatatatataaacatgattaattataatgagctctttatcaaaaaaaaaaataaaaaataaaacacaaaaaaatataaaaaaattatatatatatatatatatataataaatggaatatataaaaaaataatcataatagTATAAAGAAatcttattttttagaaCCGAAAGAGtttccaaaaaaaaaaaaaaaaaaaaaaaaaaaaaaaaaaaaaaaaaaaaaaaaaaaaaaaaaatatatataaatatatattttaatatatttttttttttttttttttttttttttttttNNNNNNNNNNNNNNNNNNNNNNNNNNNNNNNNNNNNNNNNNNNNNNNNNNNNNNNNNNNNNNNNNNNNNNNNNNNNNNNNNNNNNNNNNNNNNNNNNNNNNNNNNNNNNNNNNNNNNNNNNNNNNNNNNNNNNNNNNNNNNNNNNNNNNNNNNNNNNNNNNNNNNNNNNNNNNNNNNNNNNNNNNNNNNNNNNNNNNNNNNNNNNNNNNNNNNNNNNNNNNNNNNNNNNNNNNNNNNNNNNNNNNNNNNNNNNNNNNNNNNNNNNNNNNNNNNNNNNNNNNNNNNNNNNNNNNNNNNNNNaaaaaatttaaaaaaataaaaaaagaattaattaaaaagaattttttaaaaaaaaaaaaaaaaaaaaaaaaaaaaaaaaaaaaaaaaaaaaaaaatataaaaaaaaaaataattaaaaaaaaaaaaaaaaaaaaaaaaaaaaaaaaaaaaaaaaaaaaaaatttattttttaaaaaaaaaaaatttacaaaaaaaaaaaaaaaaaaaaaaaaaaaaaaaaaatatacatatatatataatatatatatattatatatatagcTCCGTTGGCATATaagatattttttaagGTGTGCtttactttttataaacaaatgaataaaaatataaactaataatttatttaatttgaataatgtagaatattttaaatatatatatataatatatatattatatatgttatatatgtatgtgtAGAGCGTAcgaaatattttatttataattatataatttcgtgtgacaaaaaaaaaaaaaaaattaattaaaggtacatataaatatttatatatatatatatatatatatatatattttatttatttatttattcctttttgaggtataaaaattataagaTGATCCATTATGTTAATAACTTAAAAAGTATTAATAGAAAAGTACTATATAAATTACATATAGAAAATGACAAAATTATTGATATGCCCTTGTTCTTAGCTGaccatatatatgttagaaaaaaaaaagaattgATAAAGCTACTACACGAAGCTATATATTTTGACAGAGAAAAATTTTTCaataattataagaaagtgttattaaataaaaaggaatggaataataaaaatgatattaaagatcatgtatataatataaaaaaagaatttaatcttgtgaatataaatgataaagataatataaataataataataattgtaatagtgatattatatattctaaaCAACACTGtagtaatatttttgaaaattccatgatatcatcatttattaagaatgatataaaaaaacctttgtcaaataattttatgaacccttataaatataataatgaagaatatGATGAGTTAATTGTAGAATTATCAAGTTTATATCATGATGAAGAAGATTTTGATAATACAAGGTTTCCTTTAAATTGTTTTGAATCTAttgaagaagaaaattatgttaattattatgtagaagaaaaaataaaatacaatactagaaataaaatatatgatgaaaaaaatatagataatgcagatatatataattattatattttaatagGTTATATACCtaatgatttatttttttcttgtattaaaaatagaataatatcattaaaaAGTTTTTTTTCATACAATGAACttttttcctttatttatttatttcataaaaGAAATGATATCAGAactattattttattggcagaagaatatataaaaagaatgTGTAATGAAAAAGATCGAATTGTTGATAATAAgcatattatatatatgttaaatatttttattaaaatgaattataataataataaaaacaatatttGTAGTAGTAAGcatatattttctaattttttacaaaatatctatataaaattttcacataacaatttaaaattattaatattatccTTTACTTGTCTATCTAGAATAAATGAatacaatattttattttatgaacACATCTCTAACTTTATAGATAATATTTCTTCCCTTTCAACTTTAGCTTGTTCGATGATATTACATAGTATAggttattataaattttatatgaaaaaaataaaaacacAATTATTTCAGCACATACGAAATTacaaacaaataaaaaattatcaaaacaaaaaaaaaaaaaatatttctgataaaaatgaaatatttaaagaCCACAAAAGGGAATATTTTCAGCatgaaaatgatattacaaattatataatatataataataataataatagtaataattataataattatatagCTCTTAATAAAGGTGAAAGgaataattatttgtatgataataaagaatCGACACACACACGACATATTACAAATCAGATTTgttataagaatatatgtGAAAGGAATATAATAAACCTTGATTTGACAAGAAAacatatgaatataataaaaaatctagaaaataaaataattgaaaaattattatgttcCAATATTCAAGATATAGATTCTAAAAGTATTAGTAGTATTTtccattattattatttatcaCAAAATGTTTTATTGAATTTAAAGGATCAACAATTATTCAACAAATTACTCAATATTctaattaataataatgtgaATTTTATGACACCACGACATTTTCTGATGTGTTCATATACATTAATTcttcataaatattttacaaatatagatatagcatcttattttctttttcaatgtgctaaattaattaaattattaaaaaaacaaatttatatagacaacttattttttatattaatagGATTCTCACAAAATCACTTAATCttttataacaataaaaagAATCATATGAAGGGCACAAcatcaatatatattgataataataataataataaattttgtaattataaaatcgaaaaaaataaatatattgatatacTACAAAAATCGCAATATGAATTAAATTTGTTAACTAACCAAAATAATGTTACACCTTCTAGTTCAAGAGCAGctattttatatatattaaatgaaataacAAACTTAGATTATGAATTAAATACAAAACAGatgatattatttctacaattattttcatcatttaatataaaatttagCACAGatattaaacaaaaattattttctcTTATAATTAATAACACGCacaatttaataaaatatatacatttaatCTTACCAGGAgcaataaaaatatatggtATTACAagtaattatataaaaactatctgtttaaattttcttgaaaaaatggataatgaaattaatagaatttataatttgttATTAAATGGTGAGTTCAATATgatttataattttatccaaacaaataatataataaatgataatgtagaatatacttttatatttgatattaatatattatctgatatattatatatatttgatcAAATAgatgtaaataaaaaagatttTATAGACAACCTAACCAACttgttatattttaataattattatattcttacctataaaaaaaacagtTTTAATTCATTTGTCTATCTCTTGCATTATATTTCATCATCATATGATAATGAAAACAAATTACATAAATTACaacattttctttataCAAATGTGTCTGaatatttgaatatatcatttaagCAATATATAGATCATATAAAATCACATAATAACcacataaataatataaacaaacCTGAGGACAATAATTCACAAGGagataattattttaatgaAGTTACgcataatatattaactgataaaatatatatgaaagATTTGATCTTATTACTTGATTCGATCAGAATTAATAAAGCATACGATCACAAATTACTTATTAACAATTTGATTAATATTGTAAGTTAagaataaagaaaaaaaaaatatatatatatatatatatatatatatatatttttatataacacaaaatatatttccacattttctttttttctatatacAGATGAACACTGAAAAAATAACCTTACTCTCGGATGAAGATATCGAGctaataaattatatttttatagaCATGGGATTAATGAATAATCCAATCATGAATGAAGcaaagtaaaaataaaaaaattaaagtacaaattatgtaatataaaatgtatattatgaaaatattgaaaaaatgtaaatgttatatgtatatataaatatatatgttatataatatatgtaattaattttttttttttttttataaatatacatagGAAAAGAGGTCTAAGCATGGGATTAAACAGTTAATATTATAGACGCATTTAAAATGGATAAATTTgtcttatttttatttttattttttttttttgtttttaaatgtttatatttttacctgacttgttcatataattttgtagAACAAgctattttttttatttatttatttatttatttatttttttttttttttgttatatatttatttattaattaatcCTTTAGTAAATTATAGTTTTAAATCATTTCActatgaaaaataaaagatgTTAAATATAACACAAAAGTTACATTAGACCAACTGgtaaacaaaaaaaaagtatatatatatatatatataatatattgatctgttttgtattaatttaaatattattcaatatgtgataaaatgttttttttttttttttttttttttttaaatatatgaaacTGACATATCTTTAATATGAATGGATttctaaaaaaaagaaaaaaaaaaaaaatcacatattttcaaaagtattaattatatttacatttcttttaaatatatttgtgcAATATTCTTCCGAATTTTGCTCTGTCATGTTAAACAAATcatatttttgaaaattaattataa
It includes:
- a CDS encoding hypothetical protein (conserved Plasmodium protein, unknown function), with translation MNINYFFIILILIHVSSHIYYIRCVKVICNNFLIKLNNRWSIQKKEYNSKXXXXXXXXXXXSKNEIKKYISKLNFFSSYYYNRYNCFNKKCISFLSYFKRYPNKKKLFNKRICHLLGTNNDKYMKNLKSLKKVDNTILGKKFDGKEEEIIHEIPEKFLNAFKWALEYRLKNTNCNFMRRLKVSRKTNEPLKSLENYAVGYKENLLAMLQKDKNFFLNVIKTLKSKEYFNFDIYSIFKFLTIDIRFLFYPSCHDESALFYLIFGNLEKAIDFFLKNKHTVNFSLIQNEKNKNNQKEHTNMMLQPIKVDYVFVQNEKGKKKEHIKAGEQNETEKEQNETEKEQNETDKKQNETEKKQNETEKKQNETEKKQNKPEEVEKKFTLDDQDMNTKSHILDSDNNALKSYDDIKTSASLEEKFNYFLNNYENIEFFFKNYFKNKNEIKEFFNKINEKENKNIKEIVNFDMDGNTIIKKTDVLENGINLEMIKKIIHTSPRLSLINKNTIIKRLKHYKNELNYNYKELQHILYNIPQFFAFGNLKKKYKELLYIHENIKEKDLQKLIKIYPRIFTYNIYRTIRPKLLYLILHLNKQFHDILLFPQYFSYSFRLRIIPRHIAYMNIYYDDYIKYYNDLIKKYNYADFNKYFNDLVYNKDKSIPPIDLKYLLHTSNQDFIKHYNISYYDYVRATQQAKHIHNPFIIY
- a CDS encoding hypothetical protein (conserved Plasmodium protein, unknown function); amino-acid sequence: MIHYVNNLKSINRKVLYKLHIENDKIIDMPLFLADHIYVRKKKELIKLLHEAIYFDREKFFNNYKKVLLNKKEWNNKNDIKDHVYNIKKEFNLVNINDKDNINNNNNCNSDIIYSKQHCSNIFENSMISSFIKNDIKKPLSNNFMNPYKYNNEEYDELIVELSSLYHDEEDFDNTRFPLNCFESIEEENYVNYYVEEKIKYNTRNKIYDEKNIDNADIYNYYILIGYIPNDLFFSCIKNRIISLKSFFSYNELFSFIYLFHKRNDIRTIILLAEEYIKRMCNEKDRIVDNKHIIYMLNIFIKMNYNNNKNNICSSKHIFSNFLQNIYIKFSHNNLKLLILSFTCLSRINEYNILFYEHISNFIDNISSLSTLACSMILHSIGYYKFYMKKIKTQLFQHIRNYKQIKNYQNKKKKNISDKNEIFKDHKREYFQHENDITNYIIYNNNNNSNNYNNYIALNKGERNNYLYDNKESTHTRHITNQICYKNICERNIINLDLTRKHMNIIKNLENKIIEKLLCSNIQDIDSKSISSIFHYYYLSQNVLLNLKDQQLFNKLLNILINNNVNFMTPRHFLMCSYTLILHKYFTNIDIASYFLFQCAKLIKLLKKQIYIDNLFFILIGFSQNHLIFYNNKKNHMKGTTSIYIDNNNNNKFCNYKIEKNKYIDILQKSQYELNLLTNQNNVTPSSSRAAILYILNEITNLDYELNTKQMILFLQLFSSFNIKFSTDIKQKLFSLIINNTHNLIKYIHLILPGAIKIYGITSNYIKTICLNFLEKMDNEINRIYNLLLNGEFNMIYNFIQTNNIINDNVEYTFIFDINILSDILYIFDQIDVNKKDFIDNLTNLLYFNNYYILTYKKNSFNSFVYLLHYISSSYDNENKLHKLQHFLYTNVSEYLNISFKQYIDHIKSHNNHINNINKPEDNNSQGDNYFNEVTHNILTDKIYMKDLILLLDSIRINKAYDHKLLINNLINIMNTEKITLLSDEDIELINYIFIDMGLMNNPIMNEAKKRGLSMGLNS